A window of Roseiflexus castenholzii DSM 13941 genomic DNA:
GTAGTCACCGATAGCGACGGCAATTACCAGTATCAGTGGGGCTACGACGGAAGCGCCGCCGGGCAGTTCAACGAACCAATCGGCGTAGCCGTCGATGAGAATGGCACTGTGTTCGTCGCTGATACATGGAACAGCCGGGTGCAGGCGTTTGCGCGTGGCGAAGATGGACGAGTCGATCCGTTACCCTACGCCACCTGGCGCGTTCCTGGCTGGCAACCGCAGACCTATGAGGACCCCTTTATTGCTGCACGGGGCGGGCGGGTCATCGTCAGCGTACCCGTGCGCAACCTGCTGACGCTGACAGACGACAACGGCGTAGGGTTGCTGACGTGGGGAGGAAGCGGCAACGACGCCGCATCGGTCAACCTGCCGTGCGGCGTGGCGTTCGCCCCCGACGGCTCGGTGGTGGTCGTGGATCGGGGGAATGTGCGAATGATGCGCTTCGCCCTGCCGAACGTGGCGTCGCCTGTATCGAACGACGTTCCACTGCAATAGCGCGTAGGGAGGTCCGGTCACAGCCGATATATGAGAAACAGCACCATCCCTGTTGGCGTAAGGGACTCGCTACGGCAGCAAGGTTCCAGGGTAGAGGGCTGATGGAAGGCAGGCGTCAACCCTCTACCCAGACCACTACACCAGCACCGCTACATCATCGTATCCGGCGTCGTTGATCGCCCGAATCAGATCATCGGCAGTCACCTGCCGGTCGTGATCAACGCGCACGCTCTTATCGCCAAGGTTGACAACCACTTGACGCACGCCAGGCAGCGCACTGACCGCTTTGGTGATGGCATTGACGCAGTGCTGACAGGATATTCCCGGCACACGAAACTGATCGCTGATCATAATCGCCCCTTTGCCGTTTGAGCCTGAACTGGATGCAAAGAACCGGATGGCTTGACGCAGAGTATACGACGCCCGATGAGGCATGTCAATGAATCGCCTGTATCGGGCGTTGTCGTGACAGACTCAGAACGTTGCCATGGTATAATATCTCTCCATTCTCGAAGCAGTGTTTGAATGTTGTTCCACAACGGCATATCTGCGCTCTACTGACGGCACACGGAGTTCTTCGATGCGCGTAACGGTTACCGCTGGCGATCCTCTGAGCACTGCAACCGACCTGTTGGTTCTTGGATTGTGGGAAGAGGAGTCACTGCCATCGCCACTGGACGATCTCATTGAACCGGGCGACTGGTCGGGCAAGGCAAAACAGACGTTGTTGATCTACCCGCGCGGTGCGCTTCCTGCACGGCGGGTATTGCTGATCGGTCTGGGGAAGCGTTCAGCACCCGATCTCGATCAGATGCGTGAAGTTGCAGCGATAGCAACCCAGCGCGCGCGTGAATTGAAGGTCGATCGGTTCGCTTTTGTGATACCTGTTCTTTCCGAACAGACGCCTGAAACCGTTGCTGCCGCCATCACCGAAGGCAGTCTGCTGGGGTCGTACCGTTTCCTGGAGTATAAGAGCGACCTCAAGCCAGAGGATCGCCGCGAAGTCGATGAACTGACCTTGCTGGCGCCGGTCGATGCCGTGGATGAAGCTGCACGTGGCATTGCGCGCGGCGGAGCAGTTGCGCGCGGTGTGAACCTGGCGCGCGACCTGGCAAACCTTCCCCCGAATGACCTGACGCCGGCGCGCCTGGCAGAGCGCGCGCGTGAACTTGCCGTAGCGTTCGACCTGCCCATCACGGTGCTGGGTCCGGCAGAGATGCGAGAACAGGGGTTCGGCGGCATTCTTGCCGTTGGGCAGGGATCGGTGAATGAGCCGCGCTTCATCGTGATTGATTATGGGGCGCAGTATGCCGATGCGCCCACCATCTGCCTGGCGGGAAAGGGAATGACGTTCGACTCTGGCGGCATTTCGATCAAACCCGCCGAGAACATGGACGCAATGAAGATGGATATGAGCGGTGCGGCAGCCGTGCTCGGCGCGCTGCACGCAATCGCGGAATTGCGTCTGCCGCTCCACGTAGTGGCGTTGATCGGGGCAGCCGAAAATATGCCCGGCGGGTCGGCGTATCGCCCCGGCGATATTCTGAAAACCCTTAGCGGCAAGATGATCGAAGTGCTGAATACCGATGCCGAAGGGCGGATTGTGCTGGCAGACGTTCTGACCTATGCGCAACGCTATCATCCATCGGCGATCATCGATCTTGCGACGTTGACCGGCGCGATCAGCGTGGCGCTCGGACCGCATGCCATCGGCCTGTTTGCAAATGACGACGCGCTGGCGCAGCGGTTGGTGCGCGCCGGTGAAGCGGCTGGCGAGCGCGCCTGGCAACTGCCACTCTGGCAACCGTACCGCGAGATGGTCAAAAGTGAGATCGCCGATGTGCGCAACGCGACCGGGCGTCAGGCAGGCGCGATTACGGCTGCGGCATTTCTCAATGCCTTCGTCGGCGATTATCCCTGGGCGCACCTCGATATTGCCGGAACTGCATGGACCGACTCGAAACCCAAAGCGTATCAACCGAAGGGTGCGACGGGCGTCGGTGTGCGCCTGCTGCTTCAGGCGCTGCGCGACTGGACTCAGGCTTGAGGTTGGAAGGGTATGAATCCTGCACCCCGGTATGATCGGATTGTGTCGCTGGTGTTGCTGGCGCTCCTTGGGCTGGCGGTCGTCTTTCTGATTGACATCAATCCGAATATTCTGCGCGCGCGGTTCGGTGGCGATTTTCCCAGCATTACCGTCTCGTGGCTGTTGATCGCCTCACTGGTGGTGATTGCCAGCGCCGGCGCGGACATCTTCATTCGCGCGCATCCGCAGATGCAGACGCGATCACTGCCAACCATCCATCTGGGCATTGTGCAGGTTGAACTGGCCCCCTCTTTCTGGATTCTGCCATCGTTTGCGATCATTGCGTCGTTTGCCTTCTTTCGTCTCTTCAGTGCGAGCCTCGAAACGCTGGCGTTCGTGCTGGTGCTGATCGCCGCCGGCGGGTTTTTGTTCGGCACGCTGGTAG
This region includes:
- a CDS encoding leucyl aminopeptidase; this encodes MRVTVTAGDPLSTATDLLVLGLWEEESLPSPLDDLIEPGDWSGKAKQTLLIYPRGALPARRVLLIGLGKRSAPDLDQMREVAAIATQRARELKVDRFAFVIPVLSEQTPETVAAAITEGSLLGSYRFLEYKSDLKPEDRREVDELTLLAPVDAVDEAARGIARGGAVARGVNLARDLANLPPNDLTPARLAERARELAVAFDLPITVLGPAEMREQGFGGILAVGQGSVNEPRFIVIDYGAQYADAPTICLAGKGMTFDSGGISIKPAENMDAMKMDMSGAAAVLGALHAIAELRLPLHVVALIGAAENMPGGSAYRPGDILKTLSGKMIEVLNTDAEGRIVLADVLTYAQRYHPSAIIDLATLTGAISVALGPHAIGLFANDDALAQRLVRAGEAAGERAWQLPLWQPYREMVKSEIADVRNATGRQAGAITAAAFLNAFVGDYPWAHLDIAGTAWTDSKPKAYQPKGATGVGVRLLLQALRDWTQA
- a CDS encoding heavy-metal-associated domain-containing protein encodes the protein MISDQFRVPGISCQHCVNAITKAVSALPGVRQVVVNLGDKSVRVDHDRQVTADDLIRAINDAGYDDVAVLV